From Halosolutus amylolyticus, a single genomic window includes:
- a CDS encoding RIO1 family regulatory kinase/ATPase yields MDIRQLARGSVEWDRIERVVRTLADRHDRETVRVEFLDADNWLSTPCVIDDEWFVKIVSRQNALVHAVLTTGRNVGAFTSGTGGFFGRFDTPRQMVEHEYVATERMREIGVNAPRPIEAFEVNGLGVLVLEYLPAFESLEDVADSVVAARAPDLFAMLAQLHDHGLAHGDLRAENILLCGDDLYFIDATNVHEDRVAETTAYDLACALAVLEPRIGARAAVDAATTAYDPETLLRARRFIDFVRLRPDHEFDSTTLRSEVEKAADLGAN; encoded by the coding sequence ATGGACATCCGCCAGCTCGCTCGAGGCAGCGTCGAGTGGGATCGCATCGAGCGCGTCGTCCGGACGCTGGCGGACCGTCACGACCGCGAGACCGTCCGCGTCGAGTTTCTCGACGCGGACAACTGGCTCTCGACGCCGTGTGTCATCGACGACGAGTGGTTCGTCAAGATCGTCTCCCGGCAGAACGCGCTCGTCCACGCCGTCCTGACGACCGGCCGGAACGTCGGCGCGTTCACGTCGGGCACGGGCGGCTTCTTCGGCCGGTTCGACACGCCACGCCAGATGGTCGAACACGAGTACGTGGCGACCGAACGGATGCGCGAGATCGGCGTCAACGCACCCCGCCCGATCGAGGCGTTCGAGGTCAACGGCCTCGGCGTCCTCGTCCTGGAGTACCTCCCGGCGTTCGAGTCGCTCGAAGACGTCGCGGACAGCGTCGTCGCGGCCCGGGCGCCGGACCTGTTCGCCATGCTCGCCCAGCTCCACGATCACGGGCTTGCCCACGGCGACCTCCGGGCCGAGAACATCCTCCTCTGCGGCGACGATCTCTACTTCATCGACGCGACCAACGTCCACGAGGACCGGGTCGCCGAGACGACCGCCTACGACCTCGCCTGCGCGCTCGCCGTCCTCGAACCCCGCATCGGCGCTCGCGCGGCCGTCGACGCGGCGACGACGGCCTACGACCCGGAGACCCTGCTCCGGGCGCGCCGGTTCATCGATTTCGTCCGGTTGCGTCCCGACCACGAGTTCGATTCGACGACGCTCCGCAGCGAAGTCGAGAAGGCCGCGGATCTCGGCGCGAACTGA
- a CDS encoding metal-dependent hydrolase encodes MPDLLTHVLVGYVVGTLLSVRYESLRPAHVTLVMVGALSPDFVKIQLLLPDGLVAWLLGVPFSWSPLHTLAGTVLVAGLGSLLVAPAYRKQAIALFAIGALSHHLLDILLLTPTGVAYGVFWPFTDYRPPAGGLYLSSDRWPALVAGCGAVLVWAIDRRRTDPVMEPSAR; translated from the coding sequence GTGCCTGACCTGCTCACCCACGTCCTGGTCGGCTACGTCGTCGGCACGCTGCTGTCCGTCCGGTACGAGTCGCTTCGCCCGGCCCACGTCACGCTGGTCATGGTCGGGGCGCTGTCGCCGGACTTCGTGAAGATCCAGCTGCTCCTCCCGGACGGACTGGTCGCGTGGCTGCTCGGCGTACCGTTTTCCTGGTCGCCGCTTCACACCCTGGCTGGCACCGTGCTCGTCGCCGGACTCGGCTCGCTCCTCGTGGCTCCCGCCTACCGCAAGCAGGCGATCGCGCTGTTCGCGATCGGTGCTCTCTCCCATCACCTCCTCGATATCCTCCTCCTGACGCCCACCGGCGTCGCCTACGGCGTTTTCTGGCCGTTCACCGACTACCGGCCGCCGGCCGGCGGACTCTACCTGAGTAGCGATCGCTGGCCCGCCCTCGTGGCCGGCTGCGGTGCCGTGCTCGTGTGGGCGATCGATCGCCGCCGCACCGATCCCGTCATGGAACCATCTGCCCGCTGA
- a CDS encoding DUF7544 domain-containing protein, giving the protein MDAVDDLSDAIDATRNRLTPFDAGTWLKLSIIVLFVVGFSAGGPTFPGGDAGSFAESPDTGPGPDPTVDDLPEDFFLYLAIAAGILLTLWLLFAFVSAVMEFAFIESLRSTEVHVRQYARRNVGRGARLFVFRALLSLLAAAIVLGPIAYVVLVRGPDALLAGWVIAIVLLAFLVYGLYAIVMRFTSEFVAPIMLLEDRGVLGGWRRFWGTFAANWTEYVVYLLLAWIILAVVQIAMGFLLLFGGLLLAIPFVVLFLLAFALGDVGVFLAIPIGIVAVVVYALFYGLIWMPVRSYFQYYALLLLGDTNAELDLIPDQRAAIRSDGGEPAGSAPDDEAHPDGRWGTDDRDESGAWDRDPDADDREDSTDDSWSDGTDDPWGDRNDSDPWDDESDDRDDDRGW; this is encoded by the coding sequence ATGGACGCTGTCGACGACCTCAGTGACGCGATCGACGCGACGCGAAACCGGCTGACGCCGTTCGATGCGGGAACGTGGCTCAAACTCTCGATCATCGTACTGTTCGTCGTCGGGTTCAGTGCGGGCGGGCCGACGTTTCCGGGCGGCGACGCCGGGTCGTTCGCCGAAAGTCCCGATACCGGGCCCGGACCCGATCCCACCGTCGACGATCTCCCGGAGGACTTCTTCCTCTACCTGGCGATCGCGGCCGGGATCTTGCTGACGCTCTGGTTGCTGTTCGCGTTCGTCAGCGCAGTCATGGAGTTCGCCTTCATCGAGTCGCTCCGGTCGACGGAGGTCCACGTCCGGCAGTACGCGCGCCGGAACGTCGGCCGTGGTGCCCGGTTGTTCGTCTTCCGTGCGCTCCTCTCACTCCTCGCGGCGGCGATCGTGCTCGGGCCGATCGCGTACGTAGTCCTGGTTCGGGGGCCGGACGCCCTCCTCGCCGGCTGGGTTATCGCGATCGTCCTGCTCGCGTTCCTGGTCTACGGCCTCTACGCGATCGTGATGCGCTTTACCTCCGAGTTCGTCGCCCCGATCATGCTGCTCGAGGATCGCGGCGTCCTCGGCGGGTGGCGGCGCTTCTGGGGGACGTTCGCGGCGAACTGGACCGAGTACGTCGTCTACCTGTTGCTCGCCTGGATCATCCTCGCCGTGGTCCAGATCGCCATGGGCTTCCTGTTGCTCTTTGGCGGCCTGTTGCTCGCGATTCCTTTCGTCGTCCTCTTTCTCCTGGCGTTCGCGCTGGGGGACGTCGGGGTCTTCCTTGCGATCCCCATCGGTATCGTCGCCGTCGTCGTCTACGCCCTGTTCTACGGACTCATCTGGATGCCCGTACGCTCGTACTTCCAGTACTACGCACTGCTCTTGCTCGGCGACACGAACGCCGAACTCGACCTGATTCCCGACCAGCGCGCCGCGATCCGATCGGACGGCGGCGAACCCGCCGGCTCCGCTCCCGACGACGAGGCTCACCCCGACGGGCGCTGGGGGACCGACGACCGGGACGAGTCGGGCGCGTGGGACCGCGATCCCGACGCCGACGATCGCGAGGACTCGACCGACGACTCGTGGTCCGACGGGACCGACGATCCATGGGGCGATCGGAACGACAGCGACCCCTGGGACGACGAGTCGGACGACCGGGACGACGATCGCGGCTGGTAA
- a CDS encoding DUF2062 domain-containing protein: MIRERLARYRDRARRALMDAFREEHTPHQVGVSFGIGVFITSLPTGGLGVGLFFVFAALWSWISKPAIFASVAVLNPFVKPAVYVASFQIGGVLLGSRSIRSGETAAETAGIAVQQLLLGNLLVAVCLSVLGYVLVVHLTRAYRRRRRRQQFPSLLSVLFGPFRPQ, translated from the coding sequence GTGATCCGTGAGCGGCTAGCCCGGTATCGCGATCGAGCCCGCCGAGCGCTGATGGATGCGTTCCGGGAGGAACACACACCTCACCAGGTCGGCGTGAGCTTCGGGATCGGGGTCTTCATCACGTCGCTTCCCACGGGCGGGCTGGGCGTCGGCCTCTTTTTCGTCTTCGCCGCGCTGTGGTCGTGGATCAGCAAACCCGCGATCTTCGCCAGCGTCGCCGTGCTCAATCCGTTCGTCAAACCGGCCGTCTACGTCGCGAGCTTCCAGATCGGCGGCGTCCTCCTCGGGTCGCGATCGATCCGATCGGGCGAGACCGCCGCAGAAACGGCCGGCATCGCCGTCCAGCAGTTGCTCCTAGGGAACCTGCTGGTCGCCGTCTGTCTCTCCGTCCTGGGCTACGTCCTCGTCGTTCACCTGACCCGTGCGTACCGACGACGGCGGCGACGGCAGCAGTTCCCGTCGCTGCTGTCGGTCCTGTTCGGTCCGTTCCGTCCCCAGTAA
- a CDS encoding SRPBCC family protein, whose product MTVRVDRSFEVSASPERVWEFISDPENRARAISVVTDYSVRDEQGHEATWHVELPIPLVRRTVAVDTEDVVRRPPEYVEFVGRSKVMTVTGEHEIVDTDGGTRLDNRFVVDGKLPGVEKFFKRNLDGELDNLRRALERDLETHR is encoded by the coding sequence ATGACTGTACGGGTCGATCGCTCGTTCGAGGTGTCGGCGTCGCCCGAGCGGGTCTGGGAGTTCATTTCGGATCCGGAAAATCGCGCCCGGGCGATCAGCGTCGTCACCGATTACAGCGTCAGGGACGAGCAGGGCCACGAGGCGACGTGGCACGTCGAGTTACCGATCCCGCTCGTCCGGCGGACGGTCGCCGTGGACACGGAGGACGTCGTCCGCCGACCACCTGAGTACGTCGAATTCGTCGGTCGCTCCAAGGTAATGACCGTGACGGGCGAACACGAAATCGTCGACACCGACGGCGGCACCCGGCTCGACAACCGGTTCGTCGTCGACGGCAAACTCCCCGGCGTCGAGAAGTTCTTCAAACGTAACCTGGACGGCGAACTGGACAACCTGCGTCGCGCGCTCGAACGCGATCTCGAGACCCACCGATGA
- a CDS encoding acyl-CoA dehydrogenase family protein has protein sequence MDFDLPDEHRMVRETVRDFCQEEIEPIAQEIEDEHRFPAEIFDQLADLDMMGVPIDEEYGGLGGDTLMYALVAEEIGRVSGSIGLSYVAHTSLASKPIELFGTPEQKDRWLRPLAEGEYLGGWALTEPSSGSDASDMDTMARKEGDEWVINGTKQFITNASEAGSVLVKAVTDPDAGYDGISTFIVDPEEDDGFEVTTIWDKMGLNASPTCEIQLDDVRLPEDRLLGEEGDGWDQTKKTLDGGRISIAALSTGLAQGAYEHAKAYSKEREQFGQPIAEFDAIRDKVVDMHRKTERARLLTHKAAKRYDEGQSVTQESALAKLDASEAAREVAEDAVQVLGGYGYTTDFAPQRFYRDAKLMEIGEGTSEIQHLVIGRELGL, from the coding sequence ATGGACTTCGACCTGCCCGACGAGCATCGGATGGTCCGCGAGACAGTCAGGGACTTCTGTCAGGAGGAGATCGAACCGATCGCCCAGGAGATCGAGGACGAGCACCGGTTCCCCGCGGAGATCTTCGACCAGCTCGCCGACCTGGACATGATGGGCGTGCCGATCGACGAGGAGTACGGCGGCCTCGGCGGCGATACCCTCATGTACGCGCTCGTGGCCGAAGAGATCGGCCGCGTCTCCGGCTCGATCGGGCTCTCCTACGTCGCGCACACGTCGCTCGCGTCGAAGCCGATCGAACTCTTCGGCACGCCGGAACAGAAAGACCGCTGGCTCCGCCCGCTCGCGGAGGGCGAGTACCTCGGCGGCTGGGCGCTGACGGAACCGAGTAGCGGCTCCGACGCCTCGGACATGGACACGATGGCGCGGAAAGAGGGCGACGAGTGGGTCATCAACGGGACGAAGCAGTTCATCACGAACGCCTCGGAGGCTGGCTCCGTCCTCGTCAAGGCCGTCACCGACCCCGACGCGGGGTACGACGGCATCTCGACGTTCATCGTCGACCCCGAGGAAGACGACGGCTTCGAGGTGACGACGATCTGGGACAAGATGGGCCTGAACGCCTCGCCAACCTGCGAGATCCAGCTCGACGACGTCCGGCTGCCGGAGGATCGCCTGCTCGGCGAGGAGGGCGACGGCTGGGACCAGACGAAAAAGACCCTCGACGGGGGTCGGATCTCGATCGCCGCGCTCTCGACGGGCCTGGCCCAGGGCGCGTACGAACACGCGAAAGCCTACAGCAAAGAGCGCGAGCAGTTCGGCCAGCCGATCGCGGAGTTCGACGCGATCCGCGACAAGGTCGTCGACATGCACCGCAAGACCGAGCGAGCGCGCCTGCTCACGCACAAGGCGGCGAAACGGTACGACGAGGGCCAGTCGGTCACCCAGGAGTCGGCACTGGCGAAACTCGACGCCAGCGAGGCGGCTCGCGAGGTCGCCGAGGACGCCGTCCAGGTGCTCGGCGGCTACGGCTACACCACCGACTTCGCTCCACAGCGGTTCTACCGCGACGCCAAACTGATGGAGATCGGCGAGGGAACCAGCGAGATCCAGCACCTCGTCATCGGCCGCGAACTCGGCCTCTAG
- a CDS encoding thiamine-binding protein, giving the protein MTVIARFEVIPIHDGSLSDEIAQAIEALDEFDVSYELTATDTVVEAESVDEVFDAVRAAHNAVETDRTITSLEIDDHESQTQEAADRVESVASVLGRDPRRDR; this is encoded by the coding sequence ATGACAGTCATCGCCAGATTCGAGGTCATCCCCATCCACGACGGGAGCCTCTCCGACGAGATCGCACAGGCGATCGAGGCGCTCGACGAGTTCGACGTCTCGTACGAACTGACGGCGACGGACACGGTCGTCGAGGCCGAGTCGGTCGACGAGGTGTTCGACGCGGTCCGGGCGGCCCACAACGCGGTCGAGACCGATCGCACCATCACCTCGCTCGAGATCGACGATCACGAGAGTCAAACGCAGGAAGCCGCCGATCGCGTCGAGTCCGTCGCGAGCGTCCTCGGGCGCGACCCCCGGCGCGACCGGTGA
- a CDS encoding carbon-nitrogen family hydrolase — MTADPTPSSDGTTTTLALAQLDIEPGRVDANVDRALDAVSRAAARGADLVALPELFNVGYFAFDRYDRYSEPFEGETFTRLREAAADHGIAVLAGSIVEDLAATESVATPADAGLANTAALFDADGERRLVYRKHHLFGYDSAESDLLVPGERIETASIGPFTVGVTTCYDLRFPELYRRLVDAGADLVLVPSAWPYPRIEHWQTLSRARAIENQCFLATINGSGAFEDATLLGRSTVYDPWGVPLASSGDDPALVLADVDPGAVASVREEFPALRDRRL, encoded by the coding sequence ATGACCGCCGATCCCACACCGTCGTCCGACGGCACGACCACGACGCTCGCGCTCGCACAGCTCGACATCGAACCCGGGCGGGTCGACGCCAACGTCGATCGCGCCCTCGACGCCGTCTCGCGGGCGGCGGCCCGCGGCGCGGACCTCGTCGCCCTGCCGGAACTGTTCAACGTCGGCTACTTCGCGTTCGATCGCTACGACCGGTACTCGGAGCCGTTCGAGGGGGAAACGTTCACCCGGCTCCGCGAGGCGGCCGCCGACCACGGGATCGCGGTCCTCGCCGGATCGATCGTCGAGGATCTCGCGGCCACCGAGTCCGTCGCCACGCCGGCCGACGCGGGGCTGGCGAACACCGCCGCGCTGTTCGACGCCGACGGGGAGCGTCGGCTCGTCTACCGGAAACACCACCTGTTCGGCTACGATTCGGCGGAGTCGGACCTGCTCGTCCCCGGCGAACGGATCGAGACCGCGTCGATCGGGCCGTTCACCGTCGGCGTGACGACCTGTTACGACCTGCGGTTCCCGGAACTCTACCGGCGGCTGGTCGACGCCGGTGCCGACCTCGTGCTCGTCCCCAGTGCGTGGCCGTACCCGCGTATCGAACACTGGCAGACCCTCTCCCGGGCCCGGGCGATCGAGAACCAGTGTTTCCTCGCGACGATCAACGGGAGCGGCGCGTTCGAGGACGCAACGCTGCTCGGCCGGTCGACCGTCTACGACCCCTGGGGCGTCCCGCTCGCCTCGAGCGGCGACGATCCGGCGCTCGTGCTCGCGGACGTCGATCCCGGCGCGGTCGCGTCGGTTCGCGAGGAGTTCCCGGCGCTTCGGGATCGGCGGCTTTGA
- a CDS encoding HVO_0649 family zinc finger protein — translation MPTPLERLRRRYETTDKKCPECGYVDEEGNWTSRTDGRRIVYRHVCPSCDASREHTFTLG, via the coding sequence ATGCCAACACCACTCGAACGACTCCGCCGGCGCTACGAGACCACCGACAAGAAGTGTCCGGAGTGTGGATACGTCGACGAGGAGGGAAACTGGACGAGTCGAACGGACGGCCGACGGATCGTCTACCGGCACGTCTGCCCCAGTTGTGATGCGAGCCGGGAACACACCTTCACCCTCGGATGA
- a CDS encoding Glu/Leu/Phe/Val family dehydrogenase: MAGEANPFESLQSQIDEAAAYLDIGDDVIERLKHPERVLETNLSVERDDGDLARFKAFRSQFNGDRGPYKGGIRYHPQVSRDEVKALSGWMTYKTAIVDIPLGGGKGGIIIDPVDYSADELERITRAFAKELRPLIGEDRDVPAPDVNTGQREMNWIKDTYETLENTTEPGVITGKNLASGGSEGRVEATGRSTVIAAREAFDYLDKDLEGATVAVQGYGNAGWIAAKLIDEMGATVVAASDSSGGIYNPDGFDPVAAKEHKNETGSVVGFHDADEEVTNEDVLTMDVDLLIPAALENAIDGDLAEDVSADVISEAANGPLTPEADAVLEDEDVFVIPDILANAGGVTVSYFEWVQNRQRFYWSEEKVNDELEGHIVDAFDALVETIEEHDIDNPRTAAYVVAIQRVADAYEEAGSFP; encoded by the coding sequence ATGGCAGGAGAAGCAAATCCGTTCGAAAGTCTGCAGTCACAGATCGACGAGGCTGCGGCCTACCTCGACATCGGCGACGACGTGATCGAGCGGCTCAAACACCCCGAGCGCGTGCTCGAGACCAACCTCTCCGTCGAGCGCGACGACGGCGACCTCGCGCGGTTCAAGGCGTTCCGATCGCAGTTCAACGGCGATCGCGGACCGTACAAGGGCGGCATCCGTTACCACCCGCAGGTGTCCCGCGACGAGGTCAAGGCCCTCTCGGGCTGGATGACCTACAAGACTGCGATCGTCGACATCCCGCTGGGCGGGGGCAAAGGGGGAATCATCATCGACCCCGTCGACTACTCCGCCGACGAACTCGAGCGCATCACCCGCGCGTTCGCGAAGGAACTCCGCCCGCTGATCGGCGAGGACCGCGACGTTCCCGCGCCTGACGTGAACACGGGCCAGCGGGAGATGAACTGGATCAAGGACACCTACGAGACCCTGGAGAACACCACCGAACCCGGCGTCATCACGGGCAAAAACCTCGCCAGCGGCGGAAGCGAGGGTCGCGTCGAGGCGACCGGCCGATCGACGGTCATCGCCGCCCGCGAGGCGTTCGACTACCTGGACAAGGACCTCGAGGGCGCGACCGTCGCCGTGCAGGGCTACGGGAACGCCGGCTGGATCGCCGCGAAACTGATCGACGAGATGGGGGCGACCGTCGTCGCCGCGAGCGACTCCAGCGGCGGCATCTACAACCCCGACGGCTTCGATCCCGTCGCCGCGAAAGAGCACAAGAACGAGACGGGCAGCGTCGTCGGCTTCCACGACGCCGACGAGGAGGTTACCAACGAGGACGTCCTCACGATGGACGTCGATCTGCTGATCCCCGCCGCGCTCGAGAACGCGATCGACGGCGACCTCGCCGAAGACGTGTCGGCTGACGTCATCTCGGAAGCCGCGAACGGACCGCTGACGCCCGAGGCCGACGCCGTCCTCGAGGACGAGGACGTCTTCGTGATCCCGGACATCCTCGCCAACGCCGGCGGCGTCACCGTGAGCTACTTCGAGTGGGTCCAGAACCGCCAGCGGTTCTACTGGTCCGAGGAGAAGGTCAACGACGAACTCGAAGGCCACATCGTCGACGCCTTCGACGCGCTCGTCGAGACGATCGAGGAACACGACATCGACAATCCGCGGACCGCCGCCTACGTCGTTGCCATCCAGCGCGTCGCCGACGCCTACGAGGAAGCCGGCAGCTTCCCGTAG
- a CDS encoding aldehyde dehydrogenase family protein has translation MSQHATEQVHGHYIGGDWTDGDGADTFDSENPATGETLATFRRGTTDDVDAALAAAEDAFEEWRDLSYIDRAEYLWDIYHELRDRHEELGAIVTKECGKEISEGKADVTEAWHMVEWAAGNARHPHGDVVPSEVGAKDAYMRRKPRGVVGCITPWNFPVAIPFWHMAIALVEGNTVVWKPAEQTPWCGQIIAEMFEDAGIPDGVFNMVQGFGDAGAAITDDGRVDTVLFTGSAEVGHEIAGKVGGEPGKLAACEMGGKNGIVVTEEADLDIAVHSAIMSSFKTTGQRCVSSERLIVHTDVYDEFKERYVDVAEKIAVGDPLEEDTFMGPAIEADHVEKIRKHNELAQQEGGEVLVDRFELDDAEIPDGHSEGHWVGPFVYEIDYDPDLRCLKEECFGPHVALIEYEGDIDRAIEIHNDTPYGLAGAIISEDYRQINRFRDRADLGLAYANLPCIGAEVQLPFGGVKKSGNGYPSAREAIEAVTERTAWTMNNSKEIEMAQGLSADIITRED, from the coding sequence ATGAGTCAGCACGCTACCGAGCAGGTGCACGGCCACTACATCGGCGGGGACTGGACAGACGGCGACGGTGCCGACACGTTCGACAGCGAGAACCCGGCCACGGGCGAGACGCTGGCGACGTTCCGGCGCGGGACGACCGACGACGTCGACGCCGCGCTCGCGGCCGCCGAGGACGCCTTCGAGGAGTGGCGCGACCTCTCCTACATCGATCGCGCGGAGTACCTCTGGGACATCTACCACGAACTGCGCGATCGCCACGAGGAACTGGGCGCGATCGTCACGAAGGAGTGTGGCAAGGAGATCTCGGAGGGGAAAGCCGACGTGACCGAGGCCTGGCACATGGTCGAGTGGGCGGCGGGCAACGCCCGCCATCCCCACGGCGACGTCGTGCCGAGCGAGGTCGGCGCGAAGGACGCCTACATGCGGCGCAAACCCCGCGGCGTCGTCGGCTGCATCACGCCGTGGAACTTCCCGGTCGCGATCCCGTTCTGGCACATGGCGATCGCGCTGGTCGAGGGGAACACGGTCGTCTGGAAACCCGCCGAGCAGACCCCGTGGTGCGGCCAGATCATCGCCGAGATGTTCGAGGACGCCGGCATCCCGGACGGCGTGTTCAACATGGTCCAGGGCTTCGGCGACGCCGGCGCGGCCATCACCGACGACGGTCGCGTGGATACGGTCCTCTTTACCGGTTCGGCCGAAGTCGGCCACGAGATCGCCGGCAAGGTCGGCGGCGAACCCGGCAAACTCGCGGCCTGCGAGATGGGCGGCAAGAACGGCATCGTCGTCACAGAGGAGGCTGATCTCGACATCGCGGTTCACTCGGCGATCATGTCGAGTTTCAAGACGACCGGCCAGCGTTGCGTCTCCAGCGAACGGCTGATCGTCCACACCGACGTCTACGACGAGTTCAAAGAACGGTACGTCGACGTCGCCGAGAAGATCGCCGTCGGCGACCCCCTCGAGGAGGACACGTTCATGGGGCCCGCGATCGAGGCCGACCACGTCGAGAAGATCCGCAAACACAACGAGTTGGCCCAGCAGGAAGGCGGAGAGGTCCTCGTCGATCGGTTCGAACTCGACGACGCGGAGATTCCCGACGGCCACAGCGAGGGCCACTGGGTCGGCCCGTTCGTCTACGAGATCGACTACGATCCCGACCTGCGATGCCTCAAAGAGGAGTGTTTCGGCCCCCACGTCGCCCTGATCGAGTACGAGGGAGACATCGATCGGGCGATCGAGATCCACAACGACACGCCGTACGGACTGGCGGGCGCGATCATCTCGGAGGACTACCGCCAGATCAACCGGTTCCGCGACCGGGCCGACCTGGGGCTGGCGTACGCGAACCTGCCCTGCATCGGCGCGGAGGTCCAGTTGCCGTTCGGCGGCGTCAAGAAATCGGGCAACGGCTACCCGAGCGCGCGTGAAGCGATCGAAGCGGTCACCGAGCGCACGGCCTGGACAATGAACAACTCGAAGGAGATCGAGATGGCACAGGGCCTCTCGGCCGACATCATCACGCGCGAAGACTGA